One stretch of Acholeplasma laidlawii PG-8A DNA includes these proteins:
- a CDS encoding SIR2 family NAD-dependent protein deacylase, whose product MSSGMPGIKALTDSVRKNSIHKEAIDKIISIEKTKQMNDYSTIEDILNSLRMIRSLTNDMDSLEIFGINGAQSSLIDHDICNDIYNTLTSKENEIVSNEDLFKAFKRFALWANSVRNSNAIEIFTTNYDLLLEKALEDREIPYFDGFIGSYHSFFHQESVENIERESSLPINWVRLWKLHGSLNWFWKKNREGDVIYRSNHELKKESDKEIVIYPSKEKYTLSRKQPFTTYFDRLKYFLIKSETLFIIQGYSFSDQHINEVIFTSLINNQRLHVMVFVYEDKVLLDNRDNFVMYKNITVYGPNHVIKSGSLFEWDFDNLSEDKFYDQFVNSDMKNVTLGDFKIFTDFLIKITTTIGGELDA is encoded by the coding sequence ATGTCATCAGGAATGCCGGGAATCAAAGCACTCACTGATAGTGTCCGTAAAAATAGTATACATAAAGAAGCTATTGACAAAATAATTTCTATTGAAAAAACTAAACAAATGAATGATTACTCCACAATAGAAGATATACTCAATTCACTTCGAATGATTAGAAGTCTAACTAACGACATGGATTCACTAGAAATATTTGGCATTAATGGTGCACAATCATCTCTTATTGATCATGATATCTGCAATGACATTTATAATACGTTAACAAGTAAAGAAAATGAAATTGTTAGTAATGAGGATTTATTTAAAGCTTTTAAGCGATTTGCTTTATGGGCAAATTCAGTAAGAAATTCAAATGCAATTGAGATTTTCACTACGAACTATGATTTATTATTAGAAAAGGCTCTAGAAGATAGAGAAATCCCTTACTTTGATGGTTTTATTGGATCATATCATAGTTTCTTTCATCAGGAGAGTGTTGAAAATATTGAGAGAGAATCAAGTCTACCAATAAATTGGGTTAGGTTATGGAAACTTCATGGTTCATTAAATTGGTTTTGGAAGAAAAATCGTGAGGGTGATGTTATCTATAGATCGAACCATGAACTGAAGAAAGAAAGTGATAAAGAGATAGTAATATATCCATCAAAGGAAAAATATACTTTATCTAGAAAACAACCATTCACCACCTATTTTGATAGATTAAAATATTTCCTAATAAAATCGGAGACACTGTTCATAATTCAGGGTTATTCTTTTAGTGATCAGCATATCAATGAAGTAATATTTACTTCTTTAATAAATAATCAACGTCTTCATGTAATGGTCTTTGTATATGAAGATAAAGTTTTATTAGATAATAGAGATAATTTTGTGATGTATAAAAACATCACTGTTTATGGACCGAATCATGTTATTAAATCAGGATCACTGTTTGAGTGGGATTTTGACAATCTAAGTGAAGACAAATTCTATGACCAGTTTGTAAATTCAGATATGAAGAATGTTACATTGGGTGATTTTAAGATATTTACTGATTTCTTAATAAAGATTACTACAACCATTGGAGGAGAATTGGATGCATAA